A genomic window from Sorex araneus isolate mSorAra2 chromosome 2, mSorAra2.pri, whole genome shotgun sequence includes:
- the C2H7orf25 gene encoding UPF0415 protein C7orf25 homolog, whose amino-acid sequence MSAHSMLCERIAIAKELIKRAESLSRSRKGGIEGGAKLCSKLKAELKFLQKVEAGKVAIKESHLQSTNLTHLRAIVESAENLEEVVSVLHVFGYIDSLGEKQTLVVDVVANGGHTWVKAIGRKAEALHNIWLGRGQYGDKSIIEQAEDFLQASHQQPVQYSNPHIIFAFYNSVSSPMAEKLREMGISVRGDIVAVNSLLDHPEEFQPSESESDDEGPELLQVTRVDRDNILASVAFPTEIKVDVCKRVNLDITTLITYVSALSYGGCHFIFKEKVLTEQAEQERKEQVLPQLEAFMKDKELFACESAVKDFQSILDTLGGPGERERATMLIKRINVVPDQPSERALNLVASSKINSRSLTIFGTGDTLRAITMTANSGFVRAASNQGVKFSVFVHQPRALTESKEVLATPLPKDYRTDNQY is encoded by the coding sequence ATGTCTGCACACTCCATGCTTTGTGAACGAATAGCGATAGCCAAGGAACTCATCAAAAGAGCAGAATCACTTTCTAGATCAAGAAAAGGTGGCATAGAGGGTGGTGCAAAGCTGTGCAGCAAATTGAAGGCAGAATTAAAGTTCCTGCAGAAAGTAGAAGCTGGGAAAGTAGCTATTAAGGAGTCCCATTTACAGAGCACAAATCTGACACACCTAAGAGCCATTGTGGAATCAGCAGAAAACCTGGAAGAAGTTGTTAGTGTTCTTCATGTCTTCGGTTACATAGATTCCTTGGGAGAAAAGCAGACgctggtggtggatgtggtggcAAATGGTGGTCATACTTGGGTGAAAGCCATTGGCCGAAAGGCTGAAGCTCTGCATAACATTTGGCTTGGCAGGGGCCAGTATGGTGACAAAAGCATCATTGAGCAGGCCGAAGACTTCCTCCAGGCCAGTCACCAGCAGCCCGTGCAGTATAGCAACCCTCACATCATCTTCGCCTTTTATAACAGTGTCTCCAGCCCTATGGCCGAGAAGCTGAGAGAAATGGGGATATCTGTGAGAGGAGATATAGTAGCAGTTAACTCTCTGTTAGATCACCCTGAAGAGTTCCAACCAAGTGAAAGTGAATCTGATGATGAAGGACCTGAACTTTTGCAAGTTACTAGAGTAGACAGAGACAATATATTAGCAAGTGTTGCATTTCCAACAGAGATTAAGGTTGATGTGTGCAAAAGAGTAAATCTGGACATTACTACTTTAATCACATATGTATCTGCTCTCAGTTATGGAGGCTGCCATTTTATCTTCAAGGAAAAAGTACTTACAGAACAAGCAGAGCAAGAGAGGAAAGAGCAGGTTCTACCACAGCTAGAGGCATTTATGAAGGacaaggagttgtttgcttgtgaATCTGCTGTCAAGGACTTTCAGTCTATTCTGGATACTTTAGGAGgacctggagagagagaaagggccaCTATGCTAATTAAGCGAATTAATGTGGTCCCAGACCAGCCTTCTGAGCGTGCCTTGAACCTAGTGGCCAGTTCAAAAATCAATAGTCGCTCATTAACAATTTTTGGGACAGGGGACACCCTAAGAGCCATCACAATGACTGCCAATAGTGGTTTTGTTCGAGCTGCTAGCAACCAGGGCGTTAAGTTTAGTGTGTTTGTCCATCAGCCCAGAGCACTTACTGAAAGCAAGGAAGTTCTAGCAACTCCCTTACCAAAAGACTATAGAACTGATAATCAATACTAA